The sequence TCCACACTACCCCTGCCAGACTGGCAGTGCAAAGCAAATGGGCTGtccgccacctccagcatcggtggcggcgactcACCTACAAGTTTGATGCTGTCCGGCAGTCGTGATGTAAGGACAAGCGGCACTGTGTGCGTGGTGTTACCGGCGACGAGGATTTTGCGAATGTGTGGCATGCTCTCAACCACCTGTAACGCCTGGGCGAGGCTCGGCACATCATCCGGGAcacgcagcaccgtctcTGCTACGGCCGCGTTGATGCCAGACCCGTCGCGGCGCCCCTGAAACCCCTGTGCCATGGAGTACTCAGACATGGATACGCTACAccccggcagcgccagctgaaAACGGGTGAATGTCCTGCTGTTCATCTCGcgctcgcgcggcagcgtgcgGGAGTgactggtgctgctggacggaAAGACGACGATGTTCTGCATGCTCGCCCGCGTCTGGTCTGAGGTGTTCGCCGGCGAGGGCCCCCGCGAAAAAGACAGCgttttctgctgctgctgctgctgcatcggcgtcgccgacagaggcaaggaggaggcgccgtTCATGCTGTTCACAATAGACGACATGTTTGTGCGATCGTGGCTTTGGCGCGAGTGGTGCCTGTGACGGGCACGATCACATCCGGTGCAGAAGGCAGCCTTGCAGCTCGAGCACATAACGCCGGCGACTTCGACTTCGCAGACGTCGCAGAGCGCCTCTGTTAGTTTCGGACAGCTCATCCCAGCGAAGAGCGTCGCGGACATGCCGGGGtgcggcgaggtggcggtgatgctcGCCAAGCGGTGCAAAATAGAGGACGGGGTGGGGCGGCCTtgcggctggcgctgcagcatgtCCCGCAGCAAAGCAGCCAGCTTGGTGGAGTAGCCCATTTTGGTGATTTGCGGAATCACCGTGTCCACTACTTTCGGGTTCTCTAGCAACATGCTGTTGATCGGCTGTTCGCGCAGCGTCAGGAGCTCGAGCAAGACGACGCCGAGACCCCAGATGTCCACCTTGCCGtcgtagcgctgctgcagcatgCGCTCCGGCGCTAGGTAGTAGGGTGTCCCAACCGCCGAGTTTCGGCCAAGCCcgaccgtcgccgccagGCCAAAGTCACCGATCTTGATGTTCTTGTACTCGTCGAAGAAGATGTTCGTCGGCTTCAGGTCGCGATGCAAAAAGCCCTTATCATGAATGaactgcagcgccgcagcagcctgcTCGAGCCACGacaccgcctgcgcctctgTGATGCTGTGGCTACCCGTCTTCATGAACTCCTGCCGCGCCTCCCGCACGAGCCCTTGCATGTCACCGTTGCTGCAGAGCTCCATCACGAGACACACAgcgatctcctcctcgccgagcCAGTGCGCTCCTGCCTGTTGTCGGTGCTTGCTGAGCAGCGAGGTCGGAACAAcgcgggcggcgccgctctgcGGCTTTCCCGTCGGGGCGTTCGAAGAGGCTTCCGCAGTCGCCTGTTTCCATCCGCtgtcggcggcgcagccaTGGTGGAACTCGCTGTTCGACAGGCTGCAAAGGAAGAGGCTGTCCTGCTCTCGCTGCACCCTCGCCTCACGCTGCTGACCGTCACCACATCCTCCGCTGCCACACGCGCCTTCGCTCTGTGCGGCGAACTCGCGGCGGAGCTTGACACTGTTgaagacgaggaagaagTCAACGTAAGAGACGATGCTGGggtgacgcagctgcagcagcaccttgaTCTCCTTCAGCGCCATGTTTACCTGCTCCTGGTCGGTGCAGCAGATCACCTTCATTGCATAGCTCGTCTTCGAGGTGCGGTGCTCCACCTCGTACACGACACCTTgggcgccatcgccgatCTTCCGCTTAATGTTGTATTCCTCCATTTCTCGAGGGGCCGCGAGTGGCGACGCTTCGCTGAATGCCTGGATGTACACCGGGAAGCGTCAATCAACTCCAGCGAAGCACAAAACGCCAGCAACAGAGAGGGACTTGAACAGTGATGGCAATTCTGTAAGAGGAAGGACCACTCGCAGaagcagacacacagagagagaaagagagcctGCCTACAGTGGAGAGCGGcaacacacgtgcacacacaggaCGAGATCGAAGCCAGAGAACAACCCTACCACATCAGCACGAAAACCGAATATGCTCTTCACAGTAGGATGCGTTGTGCACGGCGAATCAGCCGAATTGTTCCGAATCTCTTTGCGAAAAAGCCGCCGCTGTACCTTCAGGGACGCGAGCACGGTGAGCAAGAGAAAACCAAAAGACAAAGGTCTAAGGAGTACGTACGAGAACGTGTGCCTTTTAGCACTCCTTGAGGCAGGCAGATAGCGCAAGGAAACgccaaacaaaaagagaacgCGCAAAAATGAGGAACGTGAATCTATGATAACTCTAAActcgaagagagaaggagaggaggtCTGATACGGCCACCAACGTCGAAACAAAACAGTGTgtgagagaaagaaagaagtCGGACGCTGTTCGGTGACTGAAAGGGGACAAGaaagtggtggtggtgtggtgtggtgtgcgtgtgtgtgtgggagggggggggcttgcCTCCTCTCGTGCTAGGCGAAGAGGTCTGTGGATGCTTCACCGCAACTTCAGCTTGAATTCTAACAGaggagcaaaaaaaaggttCTTCTGAGTCGCTGTTCGTGTGCTGTGAATGAAGTCGCgatatacatatatatattacatattatatatatatatatgtgtgtgtgtgtggtttaGCCGAGTGGCGAGCGATCAGCGTCGACAAGACGTCAACAAGCGGCACGGAAAACAGCTGCTACTCAATTAGTGCCGATTAGCGTCATCTCCTTCGGCGTGCACTGGCCTATGCGTATGCGGGCATAGATGGgtaaggggtgggggtggtggAGCCGATGACCAAAGTGCATGCCAGAGAGCCAAGTGGCAGAGCGAGAAGGCGAGCCATCCCGGCGCGCATTCGTGGCTCGGGTGCCGACTAGGACGTGTGGTGGCGTGCACGGCGCCATTCGCATACCGCTCCTGACATGTAGGTTGGCAAAGGGTGCAACAACAGTTGCCTGCGCCATCCCTTTTGCTGCAGAGCTTTTCTCGCGATGAGATCAGAAGCGTCACCGTTGGTGTACAGCATCCACGCTGTGCGTCCAGAGCGCAGGGGCTTGATAGGGCTCGGAtctgcgtttttttttagtATCTGTGTGTAGGGTGGGGAGcaagaaacaaacaaaaaaacacacaaacaaccTCCAATGGCATTGGGCGATCGAGCGCCACGCCACGGATAGACAACCAAGCCAATCACCGAAACATTTTCGTTAAACCGTCAGCCTCGCCTACCCATAGGAATGCTCCTCCCGCTTTTTGCACGCTTACGTCGTTTGCTCCCTGAGCTCCATTGCCTCTAAGGCACGTATCTCACGCTGAAGGCAGCGCTCAATACGCGTCGCAAGGCGAATCCTTGTCACCAGTGGCCACGTGCGGCTCTGCGCACGCGACGCCACGTAACTGATGTAGTCAGCGGAGGGATTGTTGACCAAGTTCATGTAGTCCGGCACCGCCTTCATGACGGAGTCGATCGGCTGGATGGTCAAGTCGCCGCTGTAGAACTGCGCAAACAGCATAAAAAGCATTTCGAAGCGGCCGAAACGTGGAAGGAGGTGCACGCTGAACAAGACGGTCAACACCCATCCGCACACATCCACCCATGCAAACCACAGCCGCGCTAGCCACGAGCCGCTTGTTGCGATGATGTGGTGCGATTTGGGGGGCCGCAGAAACGGAATCACGTACGGGTTCACCTGACTCACAATGAGGTAGTTGACGCCGAAGAGCTGAATCAGCAGTCGCCGTG is a genomic window of Leishmania infantum JPCM5 genome chromosome 30 containing:
- a CDS encoding putative protein kinase is translated as MEEYNIKRKIGDGAQGVVYEVEHRTSKTSYAMKVICCTDQEQVNMALKEIKVLLQLRHPSIVSYVDFFLVFNSVKLRREFAAQSEGACGSGGCGDGQQREARVQREQDSLFLCSLSNSEFHHGCAADSGWKQATAEASSNAPTGKPQSGAARVVPTSLLSKHRQQAGAHWLGEEEIAVCLVMELCSNGDMQGLVREARQEFMKTGSHSITEAQAVSWLEQAAAALQFIHDKGFLHRDLKPTNIFFDEYKNIKIGDFGLAATVGLGRNSAVGTPYYLAPERMLQQRYDGKVDIWGLGVVLLELLTLREQPINSMLLENPKVVDTVIPQITKMGYSTKLAALLRDMLQRQPQGRPTPSSILHRLASITATSPHPGMSATLFAGMSCPKLTEALCDVCEVEVAGVMCSSCKAAFCTGCDRARHRHHSRQSHDRTNMSSIVNSMNGASSLPLSATPMQQQQQQKTLSFSRGPSPANTSDQTRASMQNIVVFPSSSTSHSRTLPREREMNSRTFTRFQLALPGCSVSMSEYSMAQGFQGRRDGSGINAAVAETVLRVPDDVPSLAQALQVVESMPHIRKILVAGNTTHTVPLVLTSRLPDSIKLVGESPPPMLEVADSPFALHCQSGRGSVENFILRHVGRFRSKLLKLDTNLHQADANAMASAPARKPSRPTAVSITGGEWRLHKCRISCVEGSGVTVGGGKHTSSSSTNGQNTSATGTRSSRPPPSPSLVARSSLVNGVEEGAEDADVLSMEPIITKCSFIDVTAAGIVLMEKSRGLYEGNTFSGCGFAAFLLRKDATPRIRANHITDGAEAGIFCQDASGLMEYNVIAQNAGCGIVVKGASAVPVIRKNRVLSNVQAGVFCCDKAAPFVSDNEIRQNGKAGVLVKTTAAPKITRNVIESGKEAGIYVFEKGAGIIEENRIRGNQNAGLLVTTGGNPHVIHNTISKNAYEGIWVCKHGGGTFCDNDLRGNTKGAKDIEADSRVTWVGNVEQ